One segment of Hemicordylus capensis ecotype Gifberg chromosome 8, rHemCap1.1.pri, whole genome shotgun sequence DNA contains the following:
- the HMBS gene encoding porphobilinogen deaminase isoform X3 yields MAKVALQQEQEENGLKKQTIRVGTRKSQLARIQTDSVVQMLQERHPHLCFEIVAMSTTGDKILDTALSKIGEKSLFTKELELALERNEVDLVVHSLKDLPTSLPAGFTIGAVCKRENPCDAVVFHPKHTGKTLRSLPDKSVVGTSSLRRAAQLKRKFPQLQFRDIRGNLNTRLKKLEEKEDFSAIVLAAAGLRRMGWDGRIGQILSPADCLYAVGQGALAVEVRAKDQAVLEMVSVLHDEETVLRCIAERAFMKRLEGGCSVPVAVSTLLKDLQLYLTGAVYSLDGSESLRETMQASMSFPNENEDGPDDDIQHVGITAKTIPHPAQVAAERLGVELAELLLSQGAKQILSVARQMNDA; encoded by the exons CTGGCCCGCATCCAGACCGACAGTGTGGTGCAGATGCTGCAGGAACGCCACCCCCACCTCTGCTTTGAGATCG TTGCCATGTCGACCACTGGAGACAAGATTCTGGACACGGCTCTGTCCAAG ATCGGAGAGAAAAGCCTCTTCACCAAGGAGCTGGAGCTCGCCCTGGAAAGGAATGA GGTTGACTTGGTGGTTCACTCCCTGAAGGACCTGCCCACGTCGCTCCCTGCCGGCTTCACCATCGGAGCCGTCTGCAA GAGAGAGAACCCCTGCGATGCTGTCGTCTTCCACCCCAAACACACGGGGAAAACCCTCCGCAGCCTCCCTGACAAGAG CGTGGTTGGGACCAGCTCCCTGCGCCGGGCGGCTCAGCTGAAGAGGAAGTTCCCTCAGCTGCAGTTCAGGGACATC AGGGGAAACTTGAACACGCGCTTGAAGAagctggaggagaaggaagactTCAGTGCCATCGTCCTGGCTGCTGCGGGCCTGAGGCGGATGGGCTGGGACGGCCGCATTGGCCAG ATCCTGAGCCCAGCGGACTGCTTATATGCTGTCGGACAG GGTGCCTTGGCGGTGGAGGTGAGAGCCAAAGACCAGGCCGTCCTGGAgatggtgtctgtcttgcacgATGAGGAGACGGTGCTGCGCTGCATTGCTGAGAGGGCCTTCATGAAGCGCTTG GAGGGCGGCTGCAGCGTCCCAGTAGCGGTGAGCACCCTGTTGAAGGACCTCCAG CTCTACTTGACTGGAGCAGTCTACAGCCTCGATGGATCAGAGAGTCTTCGGGAGACCATGCAAGCAAGCATGAGCTTCCCAAATGAG AATGAAGATGGGCCTGATGATGACATTCAGCACGTGGGCATCACAGCCAAGACCATCCCTCACCCAGCACAAGTGGCTGCAGAGAGGCTGGGCGTGGAGCTGGCGGAACTGCTGTTGAGCCAGGGGGCAAAGCAGATCCTCAGTGTGGCCAGACAGATGAACGATGCCTGA
- the HMBS gene encoding porphobilinogen deaminase isoform X5: MLQERHPHLCFEIVAMSTTGDKILDTALSKIGEKSLFTKELELALERNEVDLVVHSLKDLPTSLPAGFTIGAVCKRENPCDAVVFHPKHTGKTLRSLPDKSVVGTSSLRRAAQLKRKFPQLQFRDIRGNLNTRLKKLEEKEDFSAIVLAAAGLRRMGWDGRIGQILSPADCLYAVGQGALAVEVRAKDQAVLEMVSVLHDEETVLRCIAERAFMKRLEGGCSVPVAVSTLLKDLQLYLTGAVYSLDGSESLRETMQASMSFPNENEDGPDDDIQHVGITAKTIPHPAQVAAERLGVELAELLLSQGAKQILSVARQMNDA; the protein is encoded by the exons ATGCTGCAGGAACGCCACCCCCACCTCTGCTTTGAGATCG TTGCCATGTCGACCACTGGAGACAAGATTCTGGACACGGCTCTGTCCAAG ATCGGAGAGAAAAGCCTCTTCACCAAGGAGCTGGAGCTCGCCCTGGAAAGGAATGA GGTTGACTTGGTGGTTCACTCCCTGAAGGACCTGCCCACGTCGCTCCCTGCCGGCTTCACCATCGGAGCCGTCTGCAA GAGAGAGAACCCCTGCGATGCTGTCGTCTTCCACCCCAAACACACGGGGAAAACCCTCCGCAGCCTCCCTGACAAGAG CGTGGTTGGGACCAGCTCCCTGCGCCGGGCGGCTCAGCTGAAGAGGAAGTTCCCTCAGCTGCAGTTCAGGGACATC AGGGGAAACTTGAACACGCGCTTGAAGAagctggaggagaaggaagactTCAGTGCCATCGTCCTGGCTGCTGCGGGCCTGAGGCGGATGGGCTGGGACGGCCGCATTGGCCAG ATCCTGAGCCCAGCGGACTGCTTATATGCTGTCGGACAG GGTGCCTTGGCGGTGGAGGTGAGAGCCAAAGACCAGGCCGTCCTGGAgatggtgtctgtcttgcacgATGAGGAGACGGTGCTGCGCTGCATTGCTGAGAGGGCCTTCATGAAGCGCTTG GAGGGCGGCTGCAGCGTCCCAGTAGCGGTGAGCACCCTGTTGAAGGACCTCCAG CTCTACTTGACTGGAGCAGTCTACAGCCTCGATGGATCAGAGAGTCTTCGGGAGACCATGCAAGCAAGCATGAGCTTCCCAAATGAG AATGAAGATGGGCCTGATGATGACATTCAGCACGTGGGCATCACAGCCAAGACCATCCCTCACCCAGCACAAGTGGCTGCAGAGAGGCTGGGCGTGGAGCTGGCGGAACTGCTGTTGAGCCAGGGGGCAAAGCAGATCCTCAGTGTGGCCAGACAGATGAACGATGCCTGA
- the HMBS gene encoding porphobilinogen deaminase isoform X1, whose protein sequence is MASLQSLQQPCKEENGLKKQTIRVGTRKSQLARIQTDSVVQMLQERHPHLCFEIVAMSTTGDKILDTALSKIGEKSLFTKELELALERNEVDLVVHSLKDLPTSLPAGFTIGAVCKRENPCDAVVFHPKHTGKTLRSLPDKSVVGTSSLRRAAQLKRKFPQLQFRDIRGNLNTRLKKLEEKEDFSAIVLAAAGLRRMGWDGRIGQILSPADCLYAVGQGALAVEVRAKDQAVLEMVSVLHDEETVLRCIAERAFMKRLEGGCSVPVAVSTLLKDLQLYLTGAVYSLDGSESLRETMQASMSFPNENEDGPDDDIQHVGITAKTIPHPAQVAAERLGVELAELLLSQGAKQILSVARQMNDA, encoded by the exons CTGGCCCGCATCCAGACCGACAGTGTGGTGCAGATGCTGCAGGAACGCCACCCCCACCTCTGCTTTGAGATCG TTGCCATGTCGACCACTGGAGACAAGATTCTGGACACGGCTCTGTCCAAG ATCGGAGAGAAAAGCCTCTTCACCAAGGAGCTGGAGCTCGCCCTGGAAAGGAATGA GGTTGACTTGGTGGTTCACTCCCTGAAGGACCTGCCCACGTCGCTCCCTGCCGGCTTCACCATCGGAGCCGTCTGCAA GAGAGAGAACCCCTGCGATGCTGTCGTCTTCCACCCCAAACACACGGGGAAAACCCTCCGCAGCCTCCCTGACAAGAG CGTGGTTGGGACCAGCTCCCTGCGCCGGGCGGCTCAGCTGAAGAGGAAGTTCCCTCAGCTGCAGTTCAGGGACATC AGGGGAAACTTGAACACGCGCTTGAAGAagctggaggagaaggaagactTCAGTGCCATCGTCCTGGCTGCTGCGGGCCTGAGGCGGATGGGCTGGGACGGCCGCATTGGCCAG ATCCTGAGCCCAGCGGACTGCTTATATGCTGTCGGACAG GGTGCCTTGGCGGTGGAGGTGAGAGCCAAAGACCAGGCCGTCCTGGAgatggtgtctgtcttgcacgATGAGGAGACGGTGCTGCGCTGCATTGCTGAGAGGGCCTTCATGAAGCGCTTG GAGGGCGGCTGCAGCGTCCCAGTAGCGGTGAGCACCCTGTTGAAGGACCTCCAG CTCTACTTGACTGGAGCAGTCTACAGCCTCGATGGATCAGAGAGTCTTCGGGAGACCATGCAAGCAAGCATGAGCTTCCCAAATGAG AATGAAGATGGGCCTGATGATGACATTCAGCACGTGGGCATCACAGCCAAGACCATCCCTCACCCAGCACAAGTGGCTGCAGAGAGGCTGGGCGTGGAGCTGGCGGAACTGCTGTTGAGCCAGGGGGCAAAGCAGATCCTCAGTGTGGCCAGACAGATGAACGATGCCTGA
- the HMBS gene encoding porphobilinogen deaminase isoform X2 has translation MASPHPDSAPEENGLKKQTIRVGTRKSQLARIQTDSVVQMLQERHPHLCFEIVAMSTTGDKILDTALSKIGEKSLFTKELELALERNEVDLVVHSLKDLPTSLPAGFTIGAVCKRENPCDAVVFHPKHTGKTLRSLPDKSVVGTSSLRRAAQLKRKFPQLQFRDIRGNLNTRLKKLEEKEDFSAIVLAAAGLRRMGWDGRIGQILSPADCLYAVGQGALAVEVRAKDQAVLEMVSVLHDEETVLRCIAERAFMKRLEGGCSVPVAVSTLLKDLQLYLTGAVYSLDGSESLRETMQASMSFPNENEDGPDDDIQHVGITAKTIPHPAQVAAERLGVELAELLLSQGAKQILSVARQMNDA, from the exons CTGGCCCGCATCCAGACCGACAGTGTGGTGCAGATGCTGCAGGAACGCCACCCCCACCTCTGCTTTGAGATCG TTGCCATGTCGACCACTGGAGACAAGATTCTGGACACGGCTCTGTCCAAG ATCGGAGAGAAAAGCCTCTTCACCAAGGAGCTGGAGCTCGCCCTGGAAAGGAATGA GGTTGACTTGGTGGTTCACTCCCTGAAGGACCTGCCCACGTCGCTCCCTGCCGGCTTCACCATCGGAGCCGTCTGCAA GAGAGAGAACCCCTGCGATGCTGTCGTCTTCCACCCCAAACACACGGGGAAAACCCTCCGCAGCCTCCCTGACAAGAG CGTGGTTGGGACCAGCTCCCTGCGCCGGGCGGCTCAGCTGAAGAGGAAGTTCCCTCAGCTGCAGTTCAGGGACATC AGGGGAAACTTGAACACGCGCTTGAAGAagctggaggagaaggaagactTCAGTGCCATCGTCCTGGCTGCTGCGGGCCTGAGGCGGATGGGCTGGGACGGCCGCATTGGCCAG ATCCTGAGCCCAGCGGACTGCTTATATGCTGTCGGACAG GGTGCCTTGGCGGTGGAGGTGAGAGCCAAAGACCAGGCCGTCCTGGAgatggtgtctgtcttgcacgATGAGGAGACGGTGCTGCGCTGCATTGCTGAGAGGGCCTTCATGAAGCGCTTG GAGGGCGGCTGCAGCGTCCCAGTAGCGGTGAGCACCCTGTTGAAGGACCTCCAG CTCTACTTGACTGGAGCAGTCTACAGCCTCGATGGATCAGAGAGTCTTCGGGAGACCATGCAAGCAAGCATGAGCTTCCCAAATGAG AATGAAGATGGGCCTGATGATGACATTCAGCACGTGGGCATCACAGCCAAGACCATCCCTCACCCAGCACAAGTGGCTGCAGAGAGGCTGGGCGTGGAGCTGGCGGAACTGCTGTTGAGCCAGGGGGCAAAGCAGATCCTCAGTGTGGCCAGACAGATGAACGATGCCTGA
- the HMBS gene encoding porphobilinogen deaminase isoform X4, whose amino-acid sequence MASPHPDSAPLARIQTDSVVQMLQERHPHLCFEIVAMSTTGDKILDTALSKIGEKSLFTKELELALERNEVDLVVHSLKDLPTSLPAGFTIGAVCKRENPCDAVVFHPKHTGKTLRSLPDKSVVGTSSLRRAAQLKRKFPQLQFRDIRGNLNTRLKKLEEKEDFSAIVLAAAGLRRMGWDGRIGQILSPADCLYAVGQGALAVEVRAKDQAVLEMVSVLHDEETVLRCIAERAFMKRLEGGCSVPVAVSTLLKDLQLYLTGAVYSLDGSESLRETMQASMSFPNENEDGPDDDIQHVGITAKTIPHPAQVAAERLGVELAELLLSQGAKQILSVARQMNDA is encoded by the exons CTGGCCCGCATCCAGACCGACAGTGTGGTGCAGATGCTGCAGGAACGCCACCCCCACCTCTGCTTTGAGATCG TTGCCATGTCGACCACTGGAGACAAGATTCTGGACACGGCTCTGTCCAAG ATCGGAGAGAAAAGCCTCTTCACCAAGGAGCTGGAGCTCGCCCTGGAAAGGAATGA GGTTGACTTGGTGGTTCACTCCCTGAAGGACCTGCCCACGTCGCTCCCTGCCGGCTTCACCATCGGAGCCGTCTGCAA GAGAGAGAACCCCTGCGATGCTGTCGTCTTCCACCCCAAACACACGGGGAAAACCCTCCGCAGCCTCCCTGACAAGAG CGTGGTTGGGACCAGCTCCCTGCGCCGGGCGGCTCAGCTGAAGAGGAAGTTCCCTCAGCTGCAGTTCAGGGACATC AGGGGAAACTTGAACACGCGCTTGAAGAagctggaggagaaggaagactTCAGTGCCATCGTCCTGGCTGCTGCGGGCCTGAGGCGGATGGGCTGGGACGGCCGCATTGGCCAG ATCCTGAGCCCAGCGGACTGCTTATATGCTGTCGGACAG GGTGCCTTGGCGGTGGAGGTGAGAGCCAAAGACCAGGCCGTCCTGGAgatggtgtctgtcttgcacgATGAGGAGACGGTGCTGCGCTGCATTGCTGAGAGGGCCTTCATGAAGCGCTTG GAGGGCGGCTGCAGCGTCCCAGTAGCGGTGAGCACCCTGTTGAAGGACCTCCAG CTCTACTTGACTGGAGCAGTCTACAGCCTCGATGGATCAGAGAGTCTTCGGGAGACCATGCAAGCAAGCATGAGCTTCCCAAATGAG AATGAAGATGGGCCTGATGATGACATTCAGCACGTGGGCATCACAGCCAAGACCATCCCTCACCCAGCACAAGTGGCTGCAGAGAGGCTGGGCGTGGAGCTGGCGGAACTGCTGTTGAGCCAGGGGGCAAAGCAGATCCTCAGTGTGGCCAGACAGATGAACGATGCCTGA